A part of Leptotrichia trevisanii DSM 22070 genomic DNA contains:
- a CDS encoding SH3 domain-containing protein gives MRKLLLMSILLGVSSLGFSKTFFQVYLNDASLANLREKPSSSSKILAGLDMFEEGELIRKEGNWYYIKYRTESGKILYGYIHKSQGYLMETYVVSSKDGYANIRWEPSSSAKIAGKEKNGKVLEVYEEKGDWLYITYGDSPHIPVAYVHRSQVKKEK, from the coding sequence ATGAGAAAATTATTATTAATGTCAATTTTATTAGGAGTTTCGAGTTTAGGATTTTCTAAAACGTTTTTTCAGGTATATTTAAATGATGCATCATTAGCTAATCTTAGGGAAAAGCCCTCAAGCAGTTCAAAAATATTAGCTGGATTGGATATGTTTGAGGAAGGCGAATTAATTAGAAAGGAAGGTAACTGGTATTACATAAAATATAGAACAGAATCGGGAAAAATTCTATACGGGTATATCCATAAAAGCCAAGGCTACCTGATGGAGACTTATGTCGTTTCTTCAAAGGACGGATATGCAAATATAAGATGGGAACCTTCTTCAAGTGCAAAAATAGCTGGAAAAGAAAAAAATGGAAAAGTATTAGAAGTTTATGAAGAAAAAGGAGATTGGCTGTATATTACATACGGAGATTCTCCGCATATACCAGTAGCATACGTGCATAGAAGTCAAGTTAAGAAAGAGAAATAA
- a CDS encoding lysozyme inhibitor LprI family protein translates to MRKCRKLMLMAIFLAFCSLGFSKEVTEMSSNNKIESEKSSQNVGNNNVIQEIINSIPSSKANKRKSDYEAKLISKMKIVEKRIQDKMDNSSSSLEVKEAIGELDKKWDDELNKVYKLVMAKLPANLKTKLRNSQREWIQYRDKEAEEESRETGSVEAYGDITTKLTKEKTIQLAKLYDSLKN, encoded by the coding sequence ATGAGAAAATGTAGAAAGTTAATGTTAATGGCAATATTTTTGGCATTTTGCAGTTTAGGATTTTCTAAAGAAGTTACTGAAATGAGTTCAAATAATAAAATTGAGTCTGAAAAAAGTTCTCAAAATGTGGGAAATAACAATGTTATACAAGAAATAATAAACAGTATTCCAAGCTCAAAAGCAAATAAAAGAAAATCAGATTACGAAGCCAAATTAATTTCAAAAATGAAAATTGTCGAAAAACGAATACAAGATAAAATGGACAACAGCTCATCATCTCTTGAAGTAAAAGAAGCTATTGGAGAATTAGATAAAAAATGGGATGATGAATTAAACAAAGTTTATAAACTTGTTATGGCAAAATTACCTGCAAATTTAAAAACCAAACTTCGTAACAGCCAAAGGGAGTGGATACAGTACAGAGATAAAGAAGCAGAGGAAGAATCTAGAGAAACAGGCTCTGTGGAGGCTTATGGAGATATAACAACAAAATTGACAAAGGAAAAAACAATTCAATTGGCAAAACTTTATGACAGTTTGAAAAATTAA
- a CDS encoding Sapep family Mn(2+)-dependent dipeptidase, translating into MDKNTDNNKKYDKNRNIFDEEIILKIKEEVKKIQPELIEKIRELVSIYSIQTEAEENAPFGKGPAEALDKALEISEKLGFNTVNIDNKIGYAEYVPEEIRDYDEYIGIFGHVDVVPLGEGWKYPPLGGKIENNRIYGRGVLDNKGPILSNLFALHILKKLGIKFDVPVRIVFGTNEETGFACVKHYLTKEKVPIFGWTPDCKWPVVYGERGRLKVRIYSEMKDLEKLYEFVNGYILSAPSNGVKLKINFKDDDFGEMILRGYRFGIAENRHFFEFVMSYPAICKKDQLMDLIRSNLTEGIELEEISNWNPVLYDKSSEYVQTLQKVYNYVTGFNAEPVTTTGGTYAKIIPNIIAYGPSFPGQKDIAHLPDEWLDLSDLEKITEIYALSLYEISKLKNRKE; encoded by the coding sequence ATGGATAAAAATACGGATAATAATAAAAAATATGATAAAAACAGGAATATTTTCGATGAGGAAATAATATTAAAAATAAAAGAAGAAGTGAAAAAAATACAACCTGAATTAATAGAGAAAATACGTGAATTAGTTTCAATTTACAGTATTCAGACGGAAGCTGAAGAAAATGCCCCATTTGGAAAGGGGCCTGCTGAGGCACTGGATAAAGCTCTGGAAATATCAGAAAAACTGGGATTTAATACAGTGAATATAGATAATAAAATAGGTTATGCAGAATATGTACCGGAAGAAATAAGGGATTATGACGAATATATAGGGATTTTTGGACATGTAGATGTTGTTCCTCTTGGTGAAGGGTGGAAGTATCCTCCATTAGGTGGAAAAATAGAAAATAATCGCATATATGGAAGAGGTGTTCTGGATAATAAAGGTCCCATTCTGTCAAATCTTTTTGCACTCCATATTCTGAAAAAATTAGGAATAAAATTTGATGTTCCTGTAAGAATAGTTTTCGGAACAAATGAAGAAACAGGATTTGCATGTGTAAAACATTATCTGACAAAGGAAAAAGTCCCTATTTTTGGCTGGACTCCTGATTGTAAATGGCCAGTTGTATACGGAGAAAGGGGAAGGCTTAAGGTAAGAATATATTCTGAAATGAAAGATTTAGAGAAATTATATGAATTTGTAAATGGATATATTTTATCAGCACCTAGTAACGGTGTAAAATTAAAAATAAATTTTAAGGATGATGATTTCGGAGAAATGATATTAAGAGGGTACAGATTTGGAATTGCTGAAAACAGACATTTTTTTGAATTTGTAATGAGCTATCCTGCAATATGTAAAAAAGATCAGCTTATGGATTTAATCAGAAGTAATTTGACGGAAGGAATAGAGCTGGAAGAAATTTCCAACTGGAATCCAGTCCTATATGATAAAAGTTCTGAATATGTGCAGACTTTACAGAAAGTATATAATTATGTTACAGGTTTTAATGCAGAACCTGTCACAACAACAGGAGGAACTTATGCAAAGATAATTCCTAATATTATTGCATATGGCCCAAGTTTTCCAGGTCAGAAGGATATAGCGCATTTACCTGATGAGTGGCTTGATTTATCAGATTTAGAGAAAATAACAGAAATTTATGCACTTTCATTATATGAAATAAGTAAATTGAAAAATAGAAAAGAATAA
- a CDS encoding N(4)-(beta-N-acetylglucosaminyl)-L-asparaginase translates to MWGIIATWCMAHDGVKEAAKILKNDGKAGEAIETAIKNVEDFPFYKSVGYGGLPNEEMEVELDAAYMDGSNFDFGAVCAIKDFANPISVARDLSHLNENSMLVSEGAEKYAHKRGFERKNMLTERAKIHYRNRLKDMAHIKEIEIKPYSGHDTVGMVCLDKEENIVAGTSTSGLFMKKKGRVGDSPVIGSGLYADSEIGGASATGLGEDIMKGIISYEIVKLMESGLSPQKACEKAVFTFEKKLIRKRGKAGDISVIAMNNEGEWGVATNIENFSFVAGNEKTPVKVYRTKRKGDEMVHEEATEEWLQEYINERTKPLIEK, encoded by the coding sequence ATGTGGGGAATAATTGCAACATGGTGCATGGCACATGATGGTGTCAAAGAAGCTGCAAAAATACTGAAAAATGATGGAAAAGCGGGAGAAGCAATAGAAACTGCAATAAAAAACGTTGAAGATTTTCCTTTTTATAAATCTGTAGGTTACGGTGGACTTCCAAATGAAGAAATGGAAGTCGAACTGGATGCGGCATACATGGATGGAAGCAACTTTGATTTTGGTGCAGTATGTGCTATTAAAGATTTTGCCAATCCTATATCTGTTGCCAGAGATTTGAGTCATTTAAATGAAAATAGCATGTTAGTAAGTGAAGGCGCAGAAAAATATGCGCATAAAAGAGGTTTTGAAAGAAAAAATATGCTTACAGAAAGGGCAAAAATACATTACAGAAACAGATTGAAGGATATGGCACATATAAAAGAAATAGAAATAAAGCCCTATTCAGGACATGATACGGTTGGTATGGTGTGCCTTGATAAAGAAGAAAATATAGTTGCAGGAACTTCTACAAGTGGACTTTTCATGAAAAAGAAAGGAAGAGTGGGAGATTCGCCTGTAATCGGTTCAGGACTCTATGCTGACAGTGAGATTGGAGGAGCAAGTGCGACAGGACTTGGAGAAGATATAATGAAGGGAATAATTTCATATGAGATAGTAAAACTTATGGAAAGTGGTCTTTCTCCTCAGAAAGCATGTGAAAAAGCTGTCTTCACTTTTGAGAAGAAATTGATAAGAAAAAGAGGAAAAGCAGGAGATATTTCTGTAATTGCCATGAATAACGAAGGAGAATGGGGAGTAGCTACAAATATTGAAAATTTTTCCTTTGTTGCAGGAAATGAAAAAACTCCTGTAAAAGTATACAGGACAAAAAGAAAAGGCGATGAAATGGTACATGAAGAAGCGACTGAAGAGTGGCTTCAGGAGTATATCAATGAAAGAACGAAACCTCTTATAGAAAAGTAA
- a CDS encoding methylated-DNA--[protein]-cysteine S-methyltransferase translates to MKKNVYFYETDTPIGKIGLATTENDSHITDVIWSYEIEKFKNDDNFQIKETKLIKKAKNQLFEYFSKKRKNFDLPLLKEGTPFQISVWNTLETIPYGETRSYKDIAVAINNEKAVRAVGMANNRNKISIFIPCHRVIGADGKLVGYGGGLHIKEFLLELEGIEIK, encoded by the coding sequence ATGAAAAAAAATGTCTATTTTTATGAAACTGATACTCCAATTGGAAAAATTGGACTTGCTACAACAGAAAATGATTCTCATATTACTGATGTAATCTGGAGTTATGAAATTGAAAAATTTAAAAATGATGATAATTTTCAAATTAAAGAAACCAAGTTAATAAAAAAGGCAAAAAATCAGTTATTTGAGTATTTTTCCAAAAAGCGAAAAAATTTTGACTTGCCACTTCTAAAAGAAGGAACTCCTTTTCAAATTTCCGTCTGGAACACTCTTGAAACAATCCCTTACGGCGAAACCCGTTCCTACAAGGACATCGCAGTTGCAATTAATAACGAAAAAGCAGTCCGTGCAGTCGGAATGGCAAACAATCGAAATAAAATCTCAATTTTCATTCCTTGCCATCGTGTAATTGGTGCGGATGGAAAGTTAGTCGGATATGGTGGAGGACTTCATATAAAAGAGTTTTTATTGGAACTGGAAGGCATTGAAATAAAATAA
- a CDS encoding DUF6290 family protein, with the protein MITVSINAHPDIEDKINNYVKENNINLNQVMLDLILEKIEDEEDYKLAVEAYEEEKDNRENWISHEDLIKKLGLENEI; encoded by the coding sequence ATGATAACCGTTTCTATAAATGCTCATCCTGACATAGAAGACAAAATAAACAACTATGTTAAGGAAAACAATATCAATTTAAACCAAGTAATGTTAGATTTAATTCTTGAAAAAATCGAAGATGAAGAGGACTACAAATTGGCTGTTGAAGCTTATGAAGAAGAAAAAGACAACAGAGAAAATTGGATTAGTCACGAAGATTTAATAAAAAAATTAGGGTTGGAAAATGAAATATAA
- a CDS encoding M42 family metallopeptidase, which yields MNFDIRWKVLKELTETYAISGFEEDIVDILKKHINLPFSQDGLGSCLFTKEGDGISIMIATHMDEVGFVVKEIDEQGYLYFQNVGNMWSHVLLNQKVAVINEKKNIYYGVIGGPAVHSIKEKEREKVLPIDKLYIDMGVSSKKRIEELGIKVGDMICPYGEMIELNEEGYFAGKAFDNRVSVATGIWLMNMLKKENIGNKVTLAATVQEEVGLRGARTTAHKVFPDLAIAVDTTLAGDTPLNKNNIKLGKGVAINVIDSMTIMNRGLLIYIENLCRKNEIPYQLSCFTDGGTDAGNIHKSGTGIPATTLSIPMRYMHTHLGVVHKDDIIATLKLLKLIVEDLTPEKYDKILKENYNYSE from the coding sequence TTTGAAGGAGCTGACAGAAACTTATGCAATTTCAGGATTTGAAGAGGATATTGTCGATATATTGAAAAAGCATATCAATCTTCCATTTTCTCAGGATGGACTTGGATCCTGCCTTTTTACAAAGGAAGGAGATGGGATTTCCATAATGATAGCCACTCATATGGATGAAGTAGGATTTGTCGTAAAGGAAATAGATGAGCAGGGATACCTGTATTTTCAGAATGTAGGAAATATGTGGTCGCATGTTCTGCTCAATCAGAAGGTGGCAGTTATAAATGAAAAAAAGAATATTTATTATGGTGTTATTGGTGGACCTGCAGTCCATTCAATAAAGGAAAAGGAAAGAGAAAAGGTATTGCCAATTGATAAACTGTATATTGATATGGGAGTCAGCAGTAAAAAAAGGATTGAGGAGCTGGGAATAAAAGTAGGAGATATGATATGTCCGTATGGAGAAATGATAGAGCTAAATGAAGAAGGATACTTTGCAGGAAAAGCCTTTGATAATCGTGTAAGTGTAGCGACAGGAATATGGCTTATGAATATGCTGAAAAAAGAAAATATAGGTAATAAGGTTACGCTCGCGGCAACGGTACAGGAGGAAGTGGGACTTAGGGGTGCAAGAACAACAGCACATAAAGTATTTCCTGACCTGGCAATAGCTGTGGATACTACTTTGGCAGGGGATACTCCCTTGAATAAAAACAATATAAAGCTTGGAAAAGGAGTAGCTATTAATGTTATTGATTCAATGACCATAATGAACAGGGGACTGCTTATTTATATTGAAAATCTATGCAGAAAGAATGAAATTCCTTATCAGCTGAGCTGTTTTACAGATGGTGGGACTGATGCAGGAAATATTCATAAGTCAGGAACTGGAATACCTGCAACAACTTTATCTATACCTATGAGATACATGCATACTCATCTTGGAGTCGTACATAAGGATGATATTATTGCGACATTGAAACTGCTGAAACTGATAGTAGAAGATCTGACTCCTGAAAAGTATGACAAAATACTGAAGGAAAACTATAATTACAGTGAATAA
- a CDS encoding replication-associated recombination protein A, which produces MNLFDEVYEDKKPLAFRYRPKSLDDFYGQKRLVGENGILRKIIERGNFMNAIFWGAPGTGKTTLAEIIADKMNYHYEYLNAIKASVTDIKNISDKAHSSFHTNGQQTLLFLDEIHRFNKLQQDSLLEDLENGNIILIGATTENPYYNLNNALLSRCMAFEFKKLSEDDLLKILKNINEKENFGISDDILGYISEIIEGDARQAINILELITNVGVEFTLEEVKEILNTKKSYHRTEDKYNTISAMIKSIRGSDPDAAVYWMAKMLSGGEDILYIARRLVILASEDIGLANPQALPVAVAGLNAIKEIGMPEARIILSEVAIYLAISPKSNSAYNAINSALSHIENEKIQEVPVHLTKVGAKDYKYPHNYENHYVDQIYMNEKIKFYEHGENKFEKAADEWLKKIKKNGK; this is translated from the coding sequence ATGAATTTATTTGACGAAGTATATGAAGATAAGAAGCCACTAGCATTTAGGTATCGTCCAAAAAGTCTTGATGATTTTTATGGGCAGAAGAGATTGGTTGGGGAAAATGGGATTTTGAGGAAGATTATTGAACGTGGAAACTTTATGAATGCGATTTTCTGGGGAGCACCGGGAACAGGGAAAACTACGCTTGCAGAAATAATCGCTGATAAAATGAATTACCATTACGAATATTTGAATGCTATAAAAGCCTCTGTAACGGATATAAAGAATATTTCTGATAAAGCACATAGCAGTTTTCACACAAATGGACAGCAGACATTACTATTTTTAGATGAAATTCATAGATTTAACAAGTTGCAGCAGGACTCGTTACTTGAAGATTTGGAAAATGGAAATATTATTTTAATTGGGGCGACTACTGAAAATCCTTATTATAACTTGAATAACGCATTATTATCACGATGTATGGCGTTTGAATTTAAGAAACTGAGTGAGGATGATTTACTTAAAATATTGAAAAATATTAATGAAAAGGAGAATTTTGGGATTTCAGATGATATTTTAGGATATATTTCGGAAATAATCGAAGGAGATGCAAGGCAGGCTATAAACATTTTGGAACTGATAACAAATGTTGGAGTGGAGTTTACGCTGGAAGAAGTAAAGGAAATTTTGAATACAAAAAAATCATACCACAGAACAGAAGACAAGTACAATACAATTTCAGCAATGATAAAAAGTATTCGTGGAAGCGACCCTGATGCGGCTGTCTACTGGATGGCGAAAATGCTATCTGGCGGAGAAGATATTTTATATATTGCAAGAAGACTTGTAATTTTGGCTTCTGAAGACATTGGGCTTGCAAATCCCCAGGCGTTACCAGTTGCTGTGGCAGGGCTTAATGCGATAAAGGAAATTGGAATGCCCGAAGCTAGAATCATTTTATCTGAAGTGGCAATCTATCTTGCAATTTCTCCCAAGAGCAATTCAGCCTATAATGCTATAAATTCAGCATTAAGCCACATTGAAAATGAAAAAATTCAGGAAGTGCCAGTTCATCTCACAAAAGTTGGAGCAAAAGACTACAAATACCCACACAATTATGAAAATCATTATGTAGACCAAATTTATATGAATGAAAAAATCAAATTTTATGAACATGGGGAAAATAAATTTGAAAAGGCGGCAGATGAGTGGTTGAAGAAGATTAAGAAGAATGGAAAATAA